AGTTCATTGTCGATGAAATAGAGAATGCCGCCTGACAGGGCGAGATACCGCCATCGTCCCGCTGACTGCCGATAGCGGGCCAGCCCGCTTTCCAGCACCGTCATGAAGCGTTCATGGCCTGCCTTCAGACCGAATGAGCCGGAGGCGTCGGCGGCGGAAAAACTGGTCACATTTTCCAGGTTTTCGACCTGGCCGCCGGACTGGAGATGCAGGGTGAAGCCGCTCATGCCTGCTGCCCTCCCTCACGCTCCTGCTTGAGACTGCCTTTCATATAGCAGTCTTCCTCGGCCAAATGATCCAGCTCCCCGCCCAGGAAGGCTTCACAGTCATCCAGGGTATCCTCCAGGTCCACCGACACGCCATCGATTCCGGAATGGCCGGCAACGGAAAAGAACGGCTGGCTCAGGTAACGCTGCAACCGCCGGGCGCGCTCGACAATCTTGCGGTCTTCGGGGGACAGGGCCTCCATGCCCAGCATGGCGATAATGTCCTCAAGCTCGTCATAACGGGCCAGA
This DNA window, taken from Emcibacter nanhaiensis, encodes the following:
- a CDS encoding F0F1 ATP synthase subunit epsilon — translated: MSGFTLHLQSGGQVENLENVTSFSAADASGSFGLKAGHERFMTVLESGLARYRQSAGRWRYLALSGGILYFIDNELFLCTHRYVRSENYQEVTAAISEILAEEEETRKDLKTSISRMEQEMARRLWDLQRERV